A genomic stretch from Frigoribacterium sp. PvP032 includes:
- a CDS encoding DUF3117 domain-containing protein — MAAMKPRTGDGPMEAVKEGRLIIVRVPLEGGGRLVVSVNDDEARELHDALANVVGD; from the coding sequence ATGGCAGCCATGAAGCCGAGGACCGGCGACGGGCCTATGGAGGCCGTGAAGGAGGGCCGTCTCATCATCGTGCGTGTTCCGCTCGAAGGTGGCGGCCGCCTCGTGGTGTCGGTCAACGACGACGAAGCACGAGAGCTCCACGACGCGCTGGCGAACGTCGTCGGCGACTAG